One Catharus ustulatus isolate bCatUst1 chromosome 20, bCatUst1.pri.v2, whole genome shotgun sequence DNA window includes the following coding sequences:
- the GALK1 gene encoding galactokinase — translation MAVPVDPGSSPLLAAALRAHEAAFGGAAVLAAWAPGRVNLIGEHTDYNGGFVLPMALQLGTVLVGSPTQDGTISIVTTSAEADEPHRVQFPAPRPGSSLSPGLPHWANYIKGVIQHYRGGPVPGFSAVMASDIPLGGGLSSSAALEVAMYTFLQQLCPDDGDLVAKALACQKAEHTFAGMPCGIMDQFISVMGKEGHALLIDCRSLDTVPVPLSDASLAVLITNSNVRHTLTGSEYPTRRRHCEQAAAALGKASLRDATLAELEEARSRLGDEVFRRARHVIGEIARTAQAAQALQHRDYRTFGRLMVESHNSLRDDYEVSCPELDELVAAALEVDGVYGSRMTGGGFGGCTVTLLEAGAADRAQQHIQEKYRGTATFYLTKPSGGAKALPL, via the exons ATGGCGGTGCCGGTGGATCCCGGTTCGTCCCCGCTGCTGGCGGCCGCTCTCCGGGCGCACGAAGCGGCTTTCGGGGGTGCAGCGGTGCTGGCGGCGTGGGCCCCCGGCCGGGTGAACCTCATCGGAGAGCACACGGACTACAACGGCGGCTTCGTGCTGCCCATG gccctgcagctggggacGGTGCTGGTGGGATCCCCCACGCAGGACGGGACCATCTCCATCGTCACCACCTCGGCAGAGGCGGACGAGCCCCACAGGGTGCAGTTCCCGGCTCCCCGTCCcggcagctccctgagcccgGGGCTGCCTCACTGGGCCAACTACATCAAGGGCGTCATCCAGCACTACCGGG GTGGTCCCGTGCCAGGCTTCAGTGCTGTCATGGCCAGTGACATCCCCCTGGGTGGGGGCCtctccagctcagctgctctggaggtGGCCATGTACAcattcctccagcagctctgccctg ATGACGGGGATTTGGTGGCCAAGGCGCTGGCGTGCCAGAAAGCAGAGCACACGTTTGCTGGGATGCCCTGCGGGATCATGGACCAGTTCATCTCTGTGATGGGCAAGGAAGGGCACGCGCTGCTCATCGACTGCAG gtccctGGACACCGTCCCTGTCCCGCTGAGCGATGCCAGCCTGGCCGTGCTCATCACCAACTCCAACGTGCGGCACACGCTGACGGGCAGCGAGTACCCCACGCGCCGGCGGCACTGCGAGCAGGCAGCGGCGGCTCTGGGCAAGGCCAGCCTGAGGGATGCCACCCTGGCCGAGCTGGAAG AggccaggagcaggctgggagaTGAGGTGTTCCGGCGAGCCAGGCACGTCATCGGCGAGATAGCCcggacagcacaggcagcacaggcactgcagcacagggactACAGAACGTTCGGGAGGCTGATGGTGGAGAGCCACAACTCCCTCAG GGATGACTATGAAGTGAGCTGCCCGGAGCTGGAtgagctggtggcagcagccctggaagTCGATGGGGTTTATGGCAGCAGGATGACTGGGGGAGGCTTTGGAGGCTGCACGGTGACACTGCTggaagctggggctgcagacagagcccagcagcacatccag GAGAAGTACAGGGGCACAGCCACCTTCTACCTCACCAAGCCCTCGGGAGGGGCAAAGGCTCTGCCCCTGTAG